A genomic region of Paenibacillus sp. PL2-23 contains the following coding sequences:
- a CDS encoding FAD-dependent oxidoreductase, with protein sequence MLASVTLWGWREELPSIAHSSSQPMVESTGLNPMKHYDVIVAGSDPEGVAAALSAARSGLHVLLVDGKGRDRLGGLITLGWLNSFDLNFAPAAGEGAGSLELLNKGIFQEWYDQLEGTSIDVEKAAATLSRMVSEEPGIDVLLGTQSMRPLMDGKDIMGLAIVDPTGRERRIKSHAVIDATQDADIAAMAGVPYTVGREDLGEPEARMAVTLVFKLGGMTDDIWRSLGKRKDTGMDKMSAWGFPDAKLYESSDPGRVALRGLNIGRQNDGTVLVNAMQLFGVDPLDPKSREQGMELGRKEAPRIVKYLKRHFKELSQLEYAGVAPELYVRESRHMQGEYRLKLADVMENRDFWDAIAYGSYDVDIQRMNREDTGAIMLSPQQYGVPFRTLVPLGVDRLLVVGRSASFDSLPHGSARVVPLGMATGQAAGAAAKLAIERGVSFRSIARSEEAIAELRRRLEAAGVDLEYRNFPAPAYSSHLAYKGLLAAVSMNMTIGGYDNNRWELDRKVTPASYRNLMLRLFLVHPDLFAGNPAQAVNTSRGASGFSLEQAASALCVMAGAETDQNRATAELLKRGWLKEKTLQAVTDQKAITNGEAFMLIRDILEYYGGVLYE encoded by the coding sequence ATGCTGGCAAGCGTAACCTTATGGGGATGGCGGGAGGAGCTCCCTTCTATTGCCCATTCAAGCAGCCAGCCGATGGTTGAATCAACGGGCTTAAACCCAATGAAGCATTATGACGTTATCGTAGCCGGCTCTGATCCGGAAGGCGTAGCCGCTGCATTGTCAGCAGCCCGGAGCGGACTGCACGTTCTGCTGGTAGACGGCAAAGGGCGGGATAGGCTGGGCGGTCTCATTACGCTGGGATGGTTGAATTCCTTCGATTTGAATTTCGCTCCAGCAGCCGGAGAGGGTGCGGGGAGCCTGGAGCTCTTGAACAAGGGCATATTTCAGGAATGGTACGATCAACTGGAAGGAACGTCGATTGATGTAGAGAAGGCAGCGGCAACGCTGAGCCGTATGGTGTCGGAGGAGCCAGGGATTGATGTGCTGTTGGGGACGCAGTCGATGAGACCGCTTATGGACGGAAAGGATATCATGGGCTTAGCTATTGTTGATCCAACCGGCAGGGAACGACGGATAAAGTCGCATGCCGTCATTGACGCCACGCAGGATGCGGATATTGCGGCTATGGCAGGCGTGCCGTATACGGTTGGGCGTGAGGATCTGGGCGAGCCCGAGGCCAGAATGGCTGTAACGCTGGTATTCAAGCTGGGCGGAATGACAGACGATATCTGGAGGTCGCTGGGCAAGCGAAAGGATACCGGCATGGACAAAATGAGCGCTTGGGGGTTCCCGGATGCCAAGCTCTACGAATCGAGCGACCCGGGCCGAGTTGCGCTTAGGGGACTGAACATCGGACGCCAGAACGATGGCACCGTTCTCGTCAACGCCATGCAGCTGTTCGGCGTTGATCCGCTTGATCCGAAATCGCGAGAGCAAGGCATGGAGCTCGGGAGAAAGGAAGCGCCGCGCATTGTCAAATATTTGAAGCGTCATTTCAAGGAGCTCTCGCAGCTGGAATACGCTGGTGTCGCGCCGGAGCTGTACGTCCGCGAATCCCGCCATATGCAGGGCGAATACCGGCTGAAGCTAGCCGACGTCATGGAGAATCGGGATTTCTGGGATGCGATTGCGTATGGCTCCTATGACGTAGATATTCAGCGCATGAACCGCGAGGATACCGGCGCGATTATGCTGTCGCCGCAGCAATACGGAGTCCCGTTCCGCACGCTGGTTCCCCTGGGAGTAGATCGGCTGCTTGTCGTCGGGCGCTCGGCGAGCTTCGACTCCTTGCCGCATGGCAGCGCGCGGGTCGTGCCGCTTGGCATGGCGACAGGCCAAGCGGCGGGTGCGGCGGCGAAGCTGGCTATTGAGCGCGGTGTGAGCTTTCGCTCGATAGCCCGTTCCGAGGAAGCGATTGCGGAGCTCAGACGCAGGCTGGAAGCGGCGGGGGTAGACCTTGAATACCGCAACTTTCCTGCACCGGCTTACAGCAGCCACCTGGCTTACAAGGGACTGCTTGCAGCGGTCAGCATGAACATGACAATCGGCGGCTACGACAACAACAGGTGGGAGCTGGATCGCAAAGTCACTCCGGCGTCCTACCGAAATCTGATGCTGCGGCTGTTTCTCGTCCATCCGGATCTGTTCGCGGGAAATCCGGCGCAAGCCGTGAACACGAGCAGGGGCGCCAGCGGCTTCAGCCTGGAGCAGGCGGCTAGCGCATTATGCGTCATGGCCGGTGCGGAGACCGACCAGAACAGGGCAACGGCGGAGCTGCTGAAGCGCGGTTGGCTGAAGGAGAAGACCCTTCAAGCCGTCACAGATCAGAAGGCAATAACGAACGGAGAAGCGTTTATGCTCATTCGCGACATTCTGGAATACTATGGGGGAGTCCTATATGAGTAG
- a CDS encoding ParB/RepB/Spo0J family partition protein translates to MDIIELPMALIDEDKDQPRYQFDEEALQELMRSIEELGLLSPIKVRTTGDGRYKIIYGNRRYKATERLGRATIPCIVSTATDEMEIYLEQIAENLTREGFSPIEEAEAFDKLMNDARFRSSIKFLSAKLGKPEAYIKNKMELLKFSSAVKKLIVSGVEIRKDRLTEDQLLPLKDLPMEHRDPLALIAARDELPVSDVKKIAKLFKDKTISDGTKEKLLLKSGPGLIETWSIYEQNRKEKARKQAEKEDAPVVEPAAQPSPSAKAESAQSASRVAAPAASSDGSSAAEVSSPGGLATTPKGNVAELLKQLQTQLARQADITQTMIQLATSSHDGEYTLFPHEIDDVISQMEEQLAKWKSLKA, encoded by the coding sequence ATGGACATCATTGAACTTCCTATGGCTTTAATCGACGAAGATAAGGACCAACCCCGATACCAGTTCGACGAAGAAGCGCTGCAGGAGCTGATGCGCAGCATCGAGGAGCTCGGACTGCTCTCCCCCATCAAAGTAAGAACAACGGGCGATGGACGTTACAAGATTATATACGGCAATCGCCGGTACAAAGCGACAGAGAGGCTCGGACGCGCGACAATTCCATGCATTGTCTCGACGGCGACGGACGAGATGGAGATCTATCTGGAGCAAATTGCGGAAAATTTGACGCGTGAAGGCTTCTCTCCCATTGAGGAGGCAGAAGCGTTCGACAAGCTGATGAACGATGCCCGGTTCCGAAGCTCCATCAAGTTTCTCTCAGCCAAGCTGGGCAAGCCGGAAGCCTATATCAAAAATAAGATGGAGCTGCTGAAATTCAGCAGCGCCGTCAAGAAGCTCATTGTCAGCGGCGTGGAGATCCGCAAGGACAGACTGACCGAGGATCAGCTGCTCCCGCTTAAGGATCTGCCTATGGAGCATCGCGACCCGCTTGCCCTCATCGCGGCCCGTGACGAGCTTCCCGTCAGCGACGTGAAGAAGATCGCCAAGCTGTTCAAGGACAAGACGATCTCGGACGGAACGAAGGAGAAGCTGCTGCTGAAGAGCGGTCCCGGTCTTATCGAGACATGGTCGATCTACGAGCAGAACCGCAAGGAGAAGGCGCGGAAGCAGGCGGAGAAGGAGGATGCTCCGGTCGTCGAGCCTGCTGCTCAGCCGTCCCCCTCCGCTAAGGCTGAGTCCGCGCAATCAGCCTCACGCGTTGCGGCTCCCGCCGCTTCATCCGACGGTTCATCCGCAGCAGAAGTATCCTCCCCCGGAGGCCTTGCAACGACGCCGAAGGGCAACGTCGCAGAGCTGCTCAAGCAGCTCCAGACCCAGCTCGCGCGTCAAGCGGATATCACGCAGACGATGATTCAGCTTGCCACCTCCTCCCACGATGGCGAATACACGCTGTTCCCTCACGAGATTGACGATGTCATCTCGCAGATGGAGGAGCAGCTGGCGAAGTGGAAATCACTTAAAGCATAG